The region TCGATACCACTGACGTATAGTTTGTTGTATGTTCGGTGCAGTGAACCTGATTCCACTGTTGCCTGGTAACATTCATCTGAAATGATggaaaaatgtaaatgaaagtggcataagaaaagaaaatagaacagaaaaattatttaataatattataaataaatagtgTCAAAGAAAGTTAAAAGGGCAAATTAAGTATTTGCCTGATGATCATAGATGCATCTGTATGATTTTAAAGTAGTAGTTGGTCACCCATTTATCGTATTTAGTTTAAATAATCTCAACAAAGCAGCGAACGGAAAATTTGAAACGCAAATTAACAAGTCACGAAAGGTATAAAAAAAGgctgtggctattcttacgactagtcgcaacaattatttataaactattcttacgacaaaggcgaattcaagcgcagtaaagtaaataaagcaactgcgcatgtagtaggggtaaccctaaccctaactttaaccctaaaccccaatcctaaccctaacactaaccggaaattattgttactcctgttcgtaaaaatagtactcctatcataaaaatagcaactgcgcatgcgtaatcggaaattattcttacgaatagtcgtaagaatagccactttgataaaaaaaactgcAGAGTTGTTAGCATTGCAGTACAATACACAGTGAAAAATTTAGAAAAGTTAATCTAAAAGACTTCCTTAATAAAAATTGTGTGTGGTAAAGCTTAAGTGATGATTAACTTCTTTTACAGTTCTTgcttttttatgtttatttagaTTTTGCTTGATCAGTTAAGTGGTATCTGGGATTTGCAGGAGGGAGGAAAAAAGGACAGAAAAGGGACTTGGAGGGtcagaggaaggagataaaaaATCTTTTAATTGTTACCATTTCAACAAGATCCATACAAAGGCTCCCAATTGATCCCATCTGTCCATAGAACTCATTTAGATGGATGTAATTTTTTCTGCACTTTTGACAAAGAGTTTTATTACTGACGATATCTCCACCATAAATGTCTGTAtcctgttttttgggggggaaaaGGAAGAAAGTATCGAGTTCAATCGGTAAAATGAATGTGGTTTTAAGTTAGCAGTCTACTTCGACATTTAATGAATTCACTGTTTGGAATAAAAAAGATACAGCGTTCATTGTGTCCTACGATCGCAGAGAAACTGGCATTGCAAAGGACAAGCAAGTTAGAATTATTTAGGAGAAAATTGGACACATCAAAATGTATAGGATAATTGTAGAAGTTATGCTctaacaaaactaaaaattggCAAAACTTGTTCTACTGTAGTCACTtcatttttgaaatttattGACTGGAGTCATGACTTGTTGCAACACATTTGGGTTTCAACCATCATTCAAACTAATCACAAATTTATGTAACTTCTGAAGGGAGATCCAATCATCCAAGCAGACCAATTAAAATAATACCAGTGACTATGAATGCCTCCAAGATGGATGTACCATACGTTACCGTATGGTACCGTATGGTAATGTATGCAAAGTCTGCAAATCGATATGGTTTGTACAACGTAGACATCCAAGTCCCATGAAATGGCTATCAATAATATTAACACTTGTACATGTAATGAACAGCTTAAGGTCAGAGGTGAAGAAAGACACACTACAACATGTTTGATACATTGACTTACCGTATGGTTATATGTCTTGAAACATTCTTGGGTTTGATTGAACAGTATTAGGAACTGTTTGGTATCGTTCGAGAATTCACGGTAATTTACGTCGGGTGGTTCATTCTGGTTCTGCGTAAAGCAATCTAGATTGAATTAGATAACAGATAGAGATTGAAAAGTCAACTTTTATATTTAAGGCCCCGTTATTAACACAaaacatttatacacatactgtacaataatgTCGATGAAATCATTTCATTTAGAATGAGAAAAGACTAGTTTACCATTTCATAACTTACTGATAATAGTAGGTTTGTCCATAAGGTTAGATGTCCTAAAGctataaaaaaatatctttattcTCAcacaatatttataaaaatcCCAATGTAATTCCCATCAAACATAATTTTTGTAATAAAAGTCCTGTATATGTTCCTACTGTAACTTAATCACATGTGAGGGATGATCATTTAAGAAATGAATTGATTTAACTCAACAGGTGGTGAATCCAAAGCATAATATTACTAATTCTTCTTGACATTTTTGACACTTCacaagtactgtacagtttatTTCTTTTAAGTAAATCATTCATCCCATTACAAATTCTCCAATTGATGACAATGAAAACTTACGAGACGATTAATTTTCAGCGACAGAGAagttttgtaaaacaaaaattttttaaaatgaTTAGACACCTCCACAAAAGGTAGTCTGCTTTCTCTTCTCAAATGTCAACAGGTGAAACTTGGTATATCAGTACATGAACAAATTCTAAAACTGTAAACCGATGGAATTGGAAGGTGGATTCTAGTAAAGACAGTAGCAGCAGAAGAGTAGGTACCCAAGTCCTTTTCCTTGTACAAATGTaaaaggtacagtactgtaaatatATGTTGCTTGGGTAGAACATTCCTTAACAATAATACAAGAGCTTTATCCTCTCTTTCCATTGTGTGATCTTTTACTAAAAATGGATTTTCAAAGCTTGCTCAGATTTTTTCTATATCGTTAGTTAAACAGCacatcttttttattattatgaagtcCATATTTACTGTAGGGAATAGGGTACTTCAACTTACTGTCACAATTGCCATCCATCCAGAGGTCCATAACAAACGTATTCATCTTTTGCACGATCTGAAGAATATCCGAATTGAGTAATTTATCTCTACAGTCATGATCCTAGAGAAAATAgagtgaaaaagaaaagagcaGTTTTCATAATGAACAAAAGATAAATACTGAGTGTTatacacagtactgtacctgCCTATTAAAAGTGAAGGTCGTGCCTAAACTCACTCAGTATAGCTGAGGAATTAGGAGCGGTGCCTCTTATAACAATACTATGTGACATATGTTGGGAGAGCCTGTAGGTGAATAAGGAACTTCATGCAAGGAATTTTACTCAATGCAGTTGGGTAACTATGGCCTGTGCTATTCATCAgggtgaagtagaagacacatAAGGTTATTTAGCCAGCAGCCAAGAAGACCAGGGTTGTTTGGCTGGGCAAACAACATGACCCATTTCCTTAAATTCAAACATTAGTCTAAATAACACAAGTATTATCATAGACTTATTAACCTATAATCAACACATGTAGACTCAGGGAAAGACAGGAAAGAGGGGGTAGTGGTGAGAGAAGAACATGGTAAAATCTCCTCAGGGAAAATAAGTTTCTAGTTACATCTTGGGAGTTTTCAAACTATGTGTTGACCTCCATTGCATTGACCCTATAAGGCTGTATTTACATTGTGGCACTGGAAGAGTAACTTGTGTGCTCTGCATGGGAATgtgaatgaaagttttcaatttgCAACCACTACCTGCATATTCCAAAGGCTCCTGCCTGAAATTTGGATTTTTCACACCAAAAACCCATTCCATCacacaaaaatgcaagttaCCAATCCCCAAACAGCAGTAAGAGGCTACACGCTTACTGCCAGTCTGGTATGCAGAAATCGCCAAAACTTCATGTGCTGTTACTAGTAATCTGCCACAAGTTTATCAGTAAAATAACGATACATTGCAATGTaagcttacaagaaatagaaTAAAAGATTGAAAAAATTGCCCCATACAAGTAAAATGTTTAGATGCACATCTGACAACTTCATTCCTATGGCTGGACGAATAAGTGATAAcagtgtaggcctaggcctaatcgtttttactGCATTACTGTCCACCAGGCTCCTGGGAGAATAACGATAATTTTAAGCCGTCACACTgcagataataataacaaatacgTTTCTTCACTAACAGTGCAAATTCTTCAATTATTCTTAACGATATTTACCTTCTTTATTTCTTCAACAACGTCAAGAACACCTTGATATTGCTCACCGCATTTTTCACAGAAGGTGACAGGTTTTGCGCTAGTCGATGCACACATTATGAAGTTGGAAGATACATTACTAAATCGTTGTAAGTGTGGGTTGCACGAAACATACCCAGTAGGGTTACTTATCTCAAACGAAGAGAAGTGGTTCTGGGAGTCCAGAGACAACCAGACAATTTCATTACTCATTATGTCTGCAGCCCCTGTTCTAAAACAAGAAAACTGAAACATGAGAAATGTGACACAGTAAACGAAGCATCTTAGAACTGATTCATCTTTCCAGTGAAACAAGGAAAGAGCTGCCATCTCATGATCT is a window of Apostichopus japonicus isolate 1M-3 chromosome 21, ASM3797524v1, whole genome shotgun sequence DNA encoding:
- the LOC139962976 gene encoding osteopetrosis-associated transmembrane protein 1-like isoform X2; translation: MIVTDHEMAALSLFHWKDESVLRCFVYCVTFLMFQFSCFRTGAADIMSNEIVWLSLDSQNHFSSFEISNPTGYVSCNPHLQRFSNVSSNFIMCASTSAKPVTFCEKCGEQYQGVLDVVEEIKKDHDCRDKLLNSDILQIVQKMNTFVMDLWMDGNCDNCFTQNQNEPPDVNYREFSNDTKQFLILFNQTQECFKTYNHTDTDIYGGDIVSNKTLCQKCRKNYIHLNEFYGQMGSIGSLCMDLVEMMNVTRQQWNQVHCTEHTTNYTSVVSISVFCCSLPVLFYLFAMFITRKRVILGRK
- the LOC139962976 gene encoding osteopetrosis-associated transmembrane protein 1-like isoform X1, with the protein product MIVTDHEMAALSLFHWKDESVLRCFVYCVTFLMFQFSCFRTGAADIMSNEIVWLSLDSQNHFSSFEISNPTGYVSCNPHLQRFSNVSSNFIMCASTSAKPVTFCEKCGEQYQGVLDVVEEIKKDHDCRDKLLNSDILQIVQKMNTFVMDLWMDGNCDNCFTQNQNEPPDVNYREFSNDTKQFLILFNQTQECFKTYNHTDTDIYGGDIVSNKTLCQKCRKNYIHLNEFYGQMGSIGSLCMDLVEMMNVTRQQWNQVHCTEHTTNYTSVVSISVFCCSLPVLFYLFAMFITRKRVILEADLSVSMKKRKTVSSFGSNRR